From the Cryptomeria japonica chromosome 2, Sugi_1.0, whole genome shotgun sequence genome, one window contains:
- the LOC131070561 gene encoding zinc finger protein JAGGED: protein MDDELAQGSPTNPRRSQTALRLFGFELAHKAEEICDDEESSSTAQLETASNLPSESRSFECQFCCREFGNSQALGGHQNAHKKERRQAKKAQIEATRRAAAAAIAGNNLYSFSPAVHDFTVPALPYALGFRQPQAEDAVYGSGLQNSFLSGTIHPPWSYVSPYYGLSSFASSNIYSPSLPPVSAIHAGVESRYLQLPSLSYQQETNCISVGTKVETAQMHRSNCIIEDKGLDLRLVLGPAEP from the coding sequence ATGGACGATGAACTAGCGCAGGGTAGCCCTACAAACCCTCGCAGATCGCAGACGGCGCTGAGGTTATTCGGCTTTGAGCTTGCACACAAGGCCGAAGAAATTTGCGacgatgaggagagttcaagcacaGCGCAGCTGGAAACTGCAAGTAATTTACCGTCGGAGAGCCGATCCTTCGAATGTCAATTCTGCTGCAGAGAGTTCGGAAACTCGCAGGCACTCGGCGGCCACCAGAACGCGCACAAGAAAGAGCGCCGGCAAGCAAAGAAAGCACAGATTGAGGCCACACGCCGTGCTGCCGCCGCCGCCATAGCTGGGAACAATCTTTACTCCTTCTCGCCTGCGGTTCACGATTTCACCGTTCCTGCGCTTCCATATGCGTTAGGGTTTCGGCAGCCGCAGGCAGAAGACGCTGTTTACGGATCGGGCCTGCAAAATTCTTTCTTGTCCGGAACAATTCACCCGCCCTGGTCTTACGTTTCGCCGTACTATGGATTGTCTTCATTTGCCAGCTCCAACATTTATTCGCCCTCTTTACCTCCGGTGTCTGCAATTCATGCCGGCGTTGAGAGCAGATATTTGCAGCTTCCTTCTTTATCGTACCAACAGGAAACAAATTGCATATCAGTAGGTACCAAGGTTGAAACCGCGCAGATGCATAGATCAAATTGTATCATCGAGGATAAGGGATTGGATCTCCGCTTAGTTCTTGGTCCCGCAGAACCATAA